The Bacteroidota bacterium genomic sequence CAATATGACCATGATCCTGGTCGATGGACTCTTGACTGTTCATCAGAGGGAAAGTTGGAATAATAAAAATTTAATCACTCTTCTCCTCACCCTCTTCTTGTTCGGTTGTTCTAATACCGACAAGAACGCTATTACTGCTTCGGGTACCATCGAAACAACGGAAGTTACTGTAACCGCCAAGGTTGGAGGCGAAATTACTAAACTTCTTGTGAACGAAGGTGCGAACGTTAATAAAGGCGATACGTTAGTTACAATAGACAAAACAGATTTCGAGATACAATACAAACAAGCATTAGCGAATGCCGCCGCCGCAGAAGCACAATATAAACTCACTGTTCTTGGACCTCGCGAAGAAGATGTATTACAGGCAAAAGCAAATTTTGAAAACGCCCAATCAGATTTCCAACGTACAGAAGAATTATTGAAACAAAAAACTGTAACACAGAAACAGTATGATGATACAAAGATGAAATTCATTATGGCGCAGCAGAATTATGAAAAGATGAAGAGCGGCTCGCGCAAAGAAGAAATTGATATCGCACGCGCACGCCGAGACCAGGCGGTTGCTCAAGTCGATGCGGCACGGAAAAAACTGAACGATACCTACGTTACTGCAACAATGAAAGGCGTCATAACCGAGAAAGCAATCGAAGAAGGCGATGTTGTTATGCCGAACGGATCTCTTCTCCGTATTTCACGCTTAGATAAAGTTTATATAATGATTTACGTTACTGAAGTTGAGCTTGCCCGTGTAAAGCTTGGACAAGAAGCGAAGATTTATATCGACGCTTATCCGAATAAACCTTTTGTCGGTAAAGTATCCTACATATCCGACGTTGCAGAGTTCACACCGAAAAATGTACAGACCAAAGAAGACCGCACGAAACTTGTATTCGGCGTAAAGATTGAAGTAGAAAATCCGGAACAACAATTAAAACCGGGAATGCCCGCTGATGCGACTATCGAAATCGGGTCTAATTAAAATGAAAACGAAGATACAGGAAACGATTATGACGGAAAACGCAATTGATATACGAGGATTGACTAAGAAATTCGACAACATTATTGCGGTCAACGATTTCAATCTGACGATCCGGCAAGGTGAGATGTTTGGTTTAGTTGGACCGGATGGCGCAGGAAAAACCACTCTATTCCGTATGCTCACAGGTATTCTTCTTCCAACATCAGGTGAAGCTGAATTGCTTGGATTCGATCTAATCAAACAAACGAAGGAAATAAACAAAGAAATCGGATACCTCTCTCAACGTTTCAGTCTTTATGGCGATTTGACTATCGACGAGAACATTGAGTTCTTTGCCGAAATAAACGGAGTAGAGAATTATAAAAAACGGCGCGAGGAATTGCTCGAGTTTACCCGGCTTACTCCTTTTCGAAAAAGATTAGCCGATCAACTTTCCGGCGGTATGAAACAGAAGTTAGCACTCGCTTGTACGCTAATTCATAAACCCAAAATTATATTCTTAGACGAACCAACTACCGGAGTTGATCCGGTATCACGGAGAGATTTTTGGAAAATTCTTTCGAGTTTGCTCGAATCGAATATCACCATCGTTATGAGCACACCTTATTTAGATGAAGCCGAGCGATGCGGAAGAGTTGCGCTGATGAATCAGGGTAAAGTTATGGTTGTCGATACGCCCCCAAATATTAAAAAATTGATGAAAGGCGATCTCATCGAAATCGTCTCCGACCAGATTCGGCGCGCGACAACTTTATTAAAGGGGCACAAATCGGTGTTGGATGTTCAGGCATTCGGAGATCGTCTCAATGTTGTGCTTGAAAACAGCAAGAGGGATTACCCGATTGTCGAAGAAACGCTTCGTAATGCAAATATCACGATTACCGAGCGACGGAATATTTCTCCATCATTAGAGAACATTTTTATCTCACTGATGTCACGGCAAAATAATTGAAGAATAAAATTAAGGATATGACCATGAAAAAATTATTATTACTCGCACTTATACCGACGTTTATTTTTTCGCAGGAAAAAAGATCGTTAAGTATTGAAGAAGCAATCCAGATCGGTATAGATCAAAGCAAACAATTGCACATCTCTGAAATGAGAGCGGTCGCTTCCGATGCAAAGTCGAGCGAAGTTAATGCTAATCGGCTTCCATCACTAAAATTACAGGCAAGTTATACGCGGCTGAGTGATGTTTACCCGTTTGCAGTTCAACTCCCATCAATGCCGCAACCGGTAGTGATATCGCCGGTGGTTCTTGACCAATACACTACACGTTTGGCTCTTCAACAACCGTTGTTTACCGGGTTCAAGCTTTCTAAATCGTCGGAAGCCGCCGAATACTCTGCGCAGGCGTCGCATTTTGATTTTGAGAAGGATAGACTAGAAACGATTTTCAATATCAAAGCGGCGTACTGGAATTTATATAGAGCAATTCAAGTGGAACAAGTTATTAACGAGAATGTTTTGCAAATGCGAGCACATCTTCAGGATGTAAAAAATATGTTGGACCAAGGTTTGGTTACGAAGAACGAGGTTCTAAAAGTAGAGCTGCAGCTATCGAACAGCCAAATCGCTCAGATTGATGCCGTGAACAATGTAAAACTGAGCATGATGAATTTGAACAACCTAATTGGAATATCATTGGATACCGAGGTACAGCTAAATTCGATGATAAAATTGCAGGGCGAAGAAGTTCAAACGATTGAGAATTTAAACCAGAGTGCATTTGGGAATCGTCCTGATTTAAAATCTGCAGAGAACCGTTTCCGGGCAGCAGATGCATCTGTAACTGCCGCAAACAGTGGATGGTATCCGCAAATAAATCTTTTCAGTAACTATTACTACTCCAAACCGAATCTTCGATACCAGCCGACAAAGAATGAGTTTAAAGATACATGGGACGTTGGAGTTAGTCTATCGTGGGATATCTGGAATTGGGGAATGACAAAACATCAATCAGATCAGGCAAAAGCTCAACTGTCACAGGCGAGGTATGCTGAAGATCAACTGAAAGATATGGTTGTGCTTGAAGTAAATCAGAGTTATCTC encodes the following:
- a CDS encoding efflux RND transporter periplasmic adaptor subunit — translated: MLEEKKLEYQILEVAREIFFQYGFIKVKMVDICDQLGINKKTIHKYFPSKDVLIERILEDHMLVALQQYKGIMDSSDKYATKLFHLLSLMGKTLMSMGILFLEDMRKYRPNLWKMMENVRKQTLFMSVTEFLEDGIQLGIVRTDLRKEVLIVAYFGAIESLLCSKEIAADRFSREQAINNMTMILVDGLLTVHQRESWNNKNLITLLLTLFLFGCSNTDKNAITASGTIETTEVTVTAKVGGEITKLLVNEGANVNKGDTLVTIDKTDFEIQYKQALANAAAAEAQYKLTVLGPREEDVLQAKANFENAQSDFQRTEELLKQKTVTQKQYDDTKMKFIMAQQNYEKMKSGSRKEEIDIARARRDQAVAQVDAARKKLNDTYVTATMKGVITEKAIEEGDVVMPNGSLLRISRLDKVYIMIYVTEVELARVKLGQEAKIYIDAYPNKPFVGKVSYISDVAEFTPKNVQTKEDRTKLVFGVKIEVENPEQQLKPGMPADATIEIGSN
- a CDS encoding ABC transporter ATP-binding protein; translation: MTENAIDIRGLTKKFDNIIAVNDFNLTIRQGEMFGLVGPDGAGKTTLFRMLTGILLPTSGEAELLGFDLIKQTKEINKEIGYLSQRFSLYGDLTIDENIEFFAEINGVENYKKRREELLEFTRLTPFRKRLADQLSGGMKQKLALACTLIHKPKIIFLDEPTTGVDPVSRRDFWKILSSLLESNITIVMSTPYLDEAERCGRVALMNQGKVMVVDTPPNIKKLMKGDLIEIVSDQIRRATTLLKGHKSVLDVQAFGDRLNVVLENSKRDYPIVEETLRNANITITERRNISPSLENIFISLMSRQNN
- a CDS encoding TolC family protein — encoded protein: MKKLLLLALIPTFIFSQEKRSLSIEEAIQIGIDQSKQLHISEMRAVASDAKSSEVNANRLPSLKLQASYTRLSDVYPFAVQLPSMPQPVVISPVVLDQYTTRLALQQPLFTGFKLSKSSEAAEYSAQASHFDFEKDRLETIFNIKAAYWNLYRAIQVEQVINENVLQMRAHLQDVKNMLDQGLVTKNEVLKVELQLSNSQIAQIDAVNNVKLSMMNLNNLIGISLDTEVQLNSMIKLQGEEVQTIENLNQSAFGNRPDLKSAENRFRAADASVTAANSGWYPQINLFSNYYYSKPNLRYQPTKNEFKDTWDVGVSLSWDIWNWGMTKHQSDQAKAQLSQARYAEDQLKDMVVLEVNQSYLTLAQSKKKVDVARQSVEQAEENYRITKSKFANGTATNTELLDAEVALLQSKLNHTSSQVDSEIAYAKLLKALGKEK